In the genome of Candidatus Cloacimonadota bacterium, the window GATCAATTCATTTCCTTCATAACCGGATTTTCTGATCGTTTCAGGATTCACCTGTAAAATCCTATATTCGGAATCCATAATAATGATGAATTCCGTAGCGATCTCAAAGAGAGAACGAAATCTTTCTTCACTAATGCGTAAAGCATCTTCTGCTGCTATTCTTTCATTAATTTCCTTTTTCAGATCGATGTTCTGCAAACGGTAAATTTCAGCTTCTTTTTCTTTTCTTTCTGTTTCATAAATAGTTCTCATTTCAGATATCTTTTTTACACTTTCCTCGGAAAAAACTTCATCTTTGATTTTTGAATACTTCTTAAAATTTTCTAAAGCTGTTTGGAAATTTTCCTGTAATGAATTCAGATCTGAGAGAGTTAAATAAATCTCCTGCAGAAGTTCTTTCGAATTTATTTCATCCGCAATTTGCAGGCTTTTTTCAAAATGTTCTGATGCTTTGGAATATTGATGATCATTTTGTAATAACATTCCCATATTCTTTAAACATAAAGCAATTCCAAACCTGTTGTTGATCTCGGTTTCAAATTTCAAGGCTCTTTTAAAATGATTCAATGCCTGCTTATTATCACCAAGTCCTGCATAAACATCTGCAATATTGTTCAAGGTTGCGGCAATGCTGCTTTTATCTCCGGTTTTTTCCAGGGAGTTAAGAGAATTTTGGAAGTTTTCAAGTGCTTTTTTGTAATTTTTCTGATCAAAATAAATTGCTCCGATATTGTTGAGAGCATTTGCTTCTCCCTGCAGAAAATCAATGTTCCTGCAAATATCTAAAGACCTTTGAAAAAAATCGAGAGCATGATCATAATCTGTTAATTTCATATATAAAATTCCGATATTATTAAGAGAAGAAGCAATACCTTTTTCATCTTTCGTATCTTCATAAATTTTCAGTGATTTAAGGTGGAATTTCAGTGATTTGTCATAATTGCTTAAGCTCTGATAAACATTCCCGATATTATTCAAGGTAACGGCAATATTTTTCTTGGAATTTATGGCTTTAAAAATCGCTAAAGATTCGTGGTGAGATTCCAATGATTTTTCATAATCACTTAAGTTCCAGTAGGTTATCCCGATATTATTCAAAGCATTGGCAATTTCTTCTTTATTATTTGTTTTTTGAGAAAGAGCAAGAGCTTTCTGATAATATTCAAGAGCTTTGTTAAAATCATTAAATCTTATGTAAGTATCTGCAAGATTGTTAAATAAGTTAAGATTTTCAGTGAAGTTATCGCTCAGTTTATCCTTTACTTTTTCCATCTGCTTTTTCCCGGATCATGCAATTTTTTCAGTTCCATAGATGCAAGATCGATACCAGTTTTATATGAACATTCCCTGAATAAATTTAATGCTTTCTCAAAATTTCGTTCTGCTTTTTCAGGCTTTTCCTCCTCGATCTCTACTGTTGCCCAATTAAAAAATGCTTTTCCTTCTCCCTCTTTATCTCCAACTTCCGTTAATAATCGTTGTTGATTCTGATAATATTTTATTGCCTGATCATATCTTTTATTATATTTTTCGATATTTCCCAAGTTTCCAAAAGCATGTGCAATTCCCTCTTTATCACCGATTTTTTCCTGTATCTTCAGGTTTTCAAGGTAAACATTTTTCGCCTGAGTTATTTTACCTTGTTTAAACAGAACATCTCCATATAGTTCATTAGCATAAGTCAAACCATGCATATCGGAAATCTGCAGACATATTTTCTTACTTTGAATAAGATAAATGATCGCTGATTCATAATTATCCAGCCGAAAATATGATTCACCGATGTTATATAAGATCAATCCTTCCTGAAGCTTATTTCCAATATCCCGGGCAATCTCCAGACCTTGTCGATAATACTTTAACGCAGTTTCAACCTGACCTTCGATCGCATAAATGGTAGCGATATTGGCGATTATTTTACTGTTCGCACTTCGATTTCCAACTTCTTTTGCGATCTTGAAAGCCTGTTGATAATATGTCATGGCTTTTTGCCTGTTTCCCATCCTCGAATAGATCACTCCCAGATGGTGAAGAGAACGCTGGATCAGCAATTTATCGTTACTTTTTTTAACAAATTCATAATGCTCCTGGAAGGCTGATAAAGCTTCTTTATAATTTGCTTTATTGAGATAATATATCCCGATAATATTTGTTAACATACTTTCAAATTTGGTTTGTTTTTTTTCTTTGAAATAGCTTTTCAAGAACTTCACTTTTTCTTCAAATTCTTCCGACTTGTTTAAGAACCGTAAGGCATCGATATAAAGAAGTTCTAAATAATTTCTGTAATAATCCGTATTTATACGATTTATAGTCTTTAAATAATAATCGATAAGATCGCTGTAATTTTCTCTCGATGTAAAAACTTTTGCCCATAAAAAGTAAAATTTATCCTGGAATTCTCTTGTCGGGAAATTGTCTGAATTTAAAGCTTCCAGTTCTTTTCTGGCTTTATCTGTTTGATTCAGAAGCAGTAACAGTTCGATCTTATTCAAAATTGCATTTTGTGCTGTTCGTTGATTTTTAGTTCTTAATGTATTCTTTTGACAGATTAAAATTAATTGCTCGAAATAATTTATAGCAGATTCATTATGATAAAGCTTTTTTGCATAATTTCCAGCTTTCTCAAAATATAAGATCGCTTTATTGTCTAACTTTGCCTTTTGATAATTGAATGCAAGATCAGCAAAATATTCGTTCAGATTATGGTGATA includes:
- a CDS encoding tetratricopeptide repeat protein, encoding MEKVKDKLSDNFTENLNLFNNLADTYIRFNDFNKALEYYQKALALSQKTNNKEEIANALNNIGITYWNLSDYEKSLESHHESLAIFKAINSKKNIAVTLNNIGNVYQSLSNYDKSLKFHLKSLKIYEDTKDEKGIASSLNNIGILYMKLTDYDHALDFFQRSLDICRNIDFLQGEANALNNIGAIYFDQKNYKKALENFQNSLNSLEKTGDKSSIAATLNNIADVYAGLGDNKQALNHFKRALKFETEINNRFGIALCLKNMGMLLQNDHQYSKASEHFEKSLQIADEINSKELLQEIYLTLSDLNSLQENFQTALENFKKYSKIKDEVFSEESVKKISEMRTIYETERKEKEAEIYRLQNIDLKKEINERIAAEDALRISEERFRSLFEIATEFIIIMDSEYRILQVNPETIRKSGYEGNELIGKKINEIFPTKYNELFSQKYNELKKNNNANLEAEFICKDGTVLIMDCSFSVVYDKPGKTMFVVSFQRDITQKKEIEKMKSDFVSHVSHELRSPLASIKGFTTTILTDKDMEPTTREEFLEIINNESDRLTRLIENLLDISKIESGSVKMKFQHSDIVEILNLAVSNIKPLADKKNIKIEKNFPAFLSIVNCDRDNIYQVIMNLLSNAVKFTPEKGTIKLFIEDKHDQVEVKVSDNGVGIPEISIRKIFDKFYRAGNSQDKIIGTGLGLSIAKEIIKSHHGKIWVESKSGKGSDFYFTLPKKRV
- a CDS encoding tetratricopeptide repeat protein, coding for MKDETKIIGRKEELNKLYHYFEPLSSFQKRKFGGIVHIQGEAGIGKSTFVREIQSSKSLNNLNWFYLVCDKNLKKSFNPIKCFLFDFFNQSEIQSDERNKLEFQKKIRELTKNLVDKNLDDELIRTKFLLSSLIGLDLDDSYFKHLDPRIIYENTLFALKNLFKITALEKPVVMVLENAEYIDDDTLHFLETFVRNIDEYPIIIISLSCLTDKKSPLDKPDIPQNKILLHPLNAKETEELTKSLLFLEQQKALPIPHKTLDLIRERSRGNPFLIEQVVHFLQKNDLLDSNQNLLIDGSEIPDDPNVIISSQISKLTPEMKEATKKASILGNKFTVRVLSSMMSNKNVDQLLDKGKQENLWYSLTSIENEFKNNTIRDSIYQTILEDELKHLHRLAAESMEEIYHHNLNEYFADLAFNYQKAKLDNKAILYFEKAGNYAKKLYHNESAINYFEQLILICQKNTLRTKNQRTAQNAILNKIELLLLLNQTDKARKELEALNSDNFPTREFQDKFYFLWAKVFTSRENYSDLIDYYLKTINRINTDYYRNYLELLYIDALRFLNKSEEFEEKVKFLKSYFKEKKQTKFESMLTNIIGIYYLNKANYKEALSAFQEHYEFVKKSNDKLLIQRSLHHLGVIYSRMGNRQKAMTYYQQAFKIAKEVGNRSANSKIIANIATIYAIEGQVETALKYYRQGLEIARDIGNKLQEGLILYNIGESYFRLDNYESAIIYLIQSKKICLQISDMHGLTYANELYGDVLFKQGKITQAKNVYLENLKIQEKIGDKEGIAHAFGNLGNIEKYNKRYDQAIKYYQNQQRLLTEVGDKEGEGKAFFNWATVEIEEEKPEKAERNFEKALNLFRECSYKTGIDLASMELKKLHDPGKSRWKK